A region from the Paludicola sp. MB14-C6 genome encodes:
- a CDS encoding metal-sensing transcriptional repressor, with product MQADKESTIRLLKTARGQLDGILKMVEEDRYCIDISNQILATDSILRKVNKAIIQAHMKHCVKDAFERGNADEKIEELLAIIDKIAK from the coding sequence ATGCAAGCAGATAAAGAATCTACTATACGTCTTTTAAAAACCGCAAGAGGTCAATTAGACGGCATTTTAAAAATGGTTGAAGAAGATCGCTATTGTATTGATATTTCCAATCAAATTCTTGCAACAGATTCTATCTTAAGAAAAGTAAACAAGGCAATTATACAAGCACACATGAAGCATTGTGTGAAAGATGCTTTTGAAAGAGGAAATGCTGACGAGAAAATTGAAGAACTGTTAGCAATTATAGATAAAATAGCAAAATAA
- a CDS encoding GNAT family N-acetyltransferase — translation MDKIFETKRLYARKLTKDDWNNLSDILQDEQAMYAYEHAFSDEEVTDWLNRQLKRYEDDGIGLWALIDKKTGKFVGQAGLTKQNSPIGTEFEIGYLLKRSEWHKGYATEAAIACKEYAFTTLGLDRVVSFIRDNNYSSQAVAKRVGLTKQNEFTINYYNVTMPHYVYVIEKD, via the coding sequence ATGGATAAGATATTTGAAACGAAAAGATTATACGCTAGAAAACTAACAAAAGATGATTGGAATAATTTGAGCGATATTTTGCAAGATGAACAAGCAATGTATGCGTATGAGCATGCTTTTTCTGATGAAGAAGTAACCGATTGGCTGAATCGTCAGCTTAAACGTTATGAGGATGATGGGATTGGATTGTGGGCACTAATTGATAAGAAAACAGGGAAATTTGTCGGACAAGCAGGTTTAACGAAACAAAACTCTCCGATTGGAACTGAATTTGAAATAGGGTATCTTTTAAAGCGTAGCGAATGGCATAAGGGATATGCAACAGAGGCCGCAATTGCATGTAAAGAATATGCCTTTACAACGTTGGGGCTAGATAGGGTAGTTTCGTTTATTCGAGATAATAACTATTCCTCTCAAGCGGTAGCAAAACGGGTAGGACTTACAAAGCAAAATGAGTTTACAATTAACTATTATAACGTCACTATGCCACATTATGTGTATGTGATTGAAAAGGATTAG
- a CDS encoding M15 family metallopeptidase, giving the protein MKKRYKIKKSFTLFTVIILMLIVIGIIYTVAYNLLNISNDTKDMNYNSSESSTLSETQNTTSSNNWNLILVNPWNRLPNNFKIELTLLSNGHSIDKRAYSNLQKMMDDCRNQGLSPVICSSYRTTEKQQSLYNQEVRGYISQGNDKKTAEAKAAMWVAIPGTSEHQTGLAVDIVAKSYQTLDKKQENTAEQKWLMKNSYKYGFILRFPSDKSELTGINYEPWHYRYVGEKAAKEIYEKKICLEEYLKSLNNNNNKNSDSITNNKLILVNSDHPLSKNYTVDLVNIDNKKGVTVQVAKEINESLIDLMKEAENSNIKLCINAAYRSYEQQQKLFDERVNKYVNEGLSTTLAKAQTIKWVALPGESEHETGLAIDFGVLGDTTWEQGYSWLEKNAFKFGFIYRYPKDKINITKISNEPWHYRYVGIDAAKEMKEKKICLEEYLK; this is encoded by the coding sequence ATGAAAAAGCGTTACAAAATAAAAAAATCTTTTACTTTATTTACTGTTATTATCTTAATGCTAATCGTTATTGGTATAATATATACGGTAGCATATAATTTATTAAATATAAGTAATGATACAAAAGATATGAATTATAATTCAAGCGAGTCTTCCACATTATCTGAAACACAAAATACAACTTCGTCAAATAATTGGAATTTAATTTTAGTCAACCCATGGAATAGATTACCGAACAATTTCAAGATTGAGCTTACATTATTAAGCAATGGTCACTCTATAGATAAACGAGCATACTCGAATTTACAAAAAATGATGGATGATTGTAGAAATCAAGGTCTATCACCCGTAATCTGTTCATCATACAGAACAACTGAAAAGCAGCAATCACTATATAACCAAGAAGTCCGTGGATACATTTCCCAAGGAAACGACAAAAAAACTGCGGAAGCGAAAGCTGCCATGTGGGTAGCAATACCAGGAACCAGTGAACACCAAACAGGATTAGCTGTAGATATTGTTGCAAAAAGCTACCAAACGTTAGATAAAAAGCAAGAAAATACTGCAGAACAAAAATGGCTAATGAAAAATTCATATAAATATGGTTTTATTTTAAGATTTCCTTCTGATAAAAGCGAACTAACCGGAATTAACTATGAACCATGGCATTATCGCTATGTTGGAGAAAAAGCTGCAAAGGAAATCTATGAAAAGAAAATATGTTTAGAAGAATATTTAAAATCTTTGAATAACAACAATAATAAAAATAGCGACAGCATAACCAACAATAAACTTATATTAGTAAATTCAGATCATCCTCTATCAAAAAACTATACTGTGGATTTAGTTAACATTGACAATAAAAAAGGAGTTACGGTACAAGTTGCCAAGGAAATTAACGAAAGTCTTATTGATTTGATGAAAGAAGCAGAAAATAGCAATATAAAGCTTTGTATTAACGCTGCATATCGTAGTTATGAACAGCAACAAAAGTTATTTGATGAGCGTGTTAATAAATACGTTAATGAAGGTCTATCAACAACTTTAGCGAAAGCTCAAACAATTAAATGGGTTGCGTTACCTGGTGAAAGCGAACATGAAACCGGGCTTGCTATTGATTTTGGCGTTCTTGGAGATACAACATGGGAACAGGGGTATAGTTGGTTAGAGAAAAATGCTTTTAAATTTGGATTTATTTATCGCTATCCTAAAGACAAAATAAATATAACCAAAATATCCAATGAGCCGTGGCATTATCGCTATGTTGGTATAGATGCTGCTAAAGAAATGAAAGAGAAAAAAATATGTTTAGAAGAGTACTTAAAGTAA
- a CDS encoding signal peptidase II — MKNKTTWACILGLIAIEQSIKIVINQFFFHEYRPILPPYLYFSPLFNRDYSWFNSMLQLGVGKWAHIITTTIIILFIITAYIFISNTYQKDNLLNSCFAFLLSGSLCSFIDKVFWNGSLDYIQVTGFFTFDLKDVYLNVAIGLAIILMIVKRKTINDMDDALFLKNYWNYTTKWFRKQENIK, encoded by the coding sequence TTGAAAAACAAGACAACTTGGGCCTGTATTCTAGGACTTATTGCAATTGAACAAAGTATTAAAATTGTTATTAACCAATTTTTCTTTCACGAATATCGGCCAATTCTCCCCCCATATTTATATTTTAGTCCCCTTTTCAATCGTGATTACTCTTGGTTTAATTCTATGCTACAGCTTGGCGTCGGAAAATGGGCGCATATTATTACAACAACAATTATCATCCTGTTTATTATAACAGCATATATTTTTATTTCGAATACTTATCAAAAAGATAACTTGTTAAACTCATGTTTTGCTTTTCTTCTTTCCGGCTCCTTATGCTCATTTATTGACAAAGTATTTTGGAATGGCAGCTTAGATTACATACAAGTAACCGGATTTTTCACTTTTGATTTAAAAGATGTATATTTAAATGTTGCAATCGGACTTGCAATCATACTTATGATTGTAAAACGAAAAACAATCAATGATATGGATGATGCTTTATTTCTTAAAAACTATTGGAACTATACAACCAAATGGTTCCGAAAACAAGAAAACATAAAATAA
- a CDS encoding Smr/MutS family protein has protein sequence MIRYITNQKAEIDIHNMQRDQAKRYIEQFLNKVNGSIREVSIIHGYSNGTVLLNMVQKGLRHPKIQSKVKSMNPGITILILK, from the coding sequence ATGATACGATATATAACAAATCAAAAAGCAGAAATTGATATTCATAATATGCAGCGTGATCAAGCCAAACGCTATATTGAACAATTCTTAAACAAAGTAAATGGGAGCATTCGTGAAGTATCAATTATTCATGGCTATTCCAACGGCACAGTTTTGCTCAATATGGTGCAAAAAGGATTACGTCATCCAAAAATCCAATCCAAAGTAAAAAGTATGAATCCCGGAATTACTATCTTAATTTTAAAATAA
- a CDS encoding NUDIX domain-containing protein, whose protein sequence is MLQESFGVKQAGTYYKDRIGIYGIGFNQDLEIPIIKTPTGYFLLGGGLEQQESHGQCIQRECLEEAGLSVAVGDFICKGDKYHWSDTLEYSMHAIGYFYFIHSIYKVSAPTELDHELLWLSYSECIDKLFLDHQAWAVKIAYQKAVRNIK, encoded by the coding sequence ATGTTACAAGAATCGTTTGGTGTAAAGCAAGCTGGAACTTACTATAAAGACAGAATCGGAATCTATGGTATCGGGTTTAATCAAGACCTTGAAATTCCGATTATCAAAACACCAACCGGTTATTTTCTATTAGGTGGTGGGTTGGAACAACAAGAATCACACGGACAATGTATTCAAAGAGAATGTTTAGAAGAAGCAGGTTTATCTGTTGCAGTGGGTGATTTTATCTGTAAAGGCGATAAATATCATTGGTCTGACACTCTTGAATATTCTATGCATGCAATTGGTTATTTTTATTTCATTCATTCTATTTATAAAGTTTCAGCACCAACAGAATTAGACCACGAATTACTATGGTTATCTTATTCTGAATGTATCGATAAATTGTTTTTAGATCATCAAGCTTGGGCGGTAAAAATAGCATATCAAAAGGCAGTGAGGAATATAAAGTAA
- a CDS encoding DNA alkylation repair protein, which translates to MNFTLKTWTQSDYDNLLLYIHELADKKYQIFNQRLLPNVNNVIGVRMPLLQKIAIQIVKGNWKEYLTYVNDQYYEETMLKGLVITKVKIDLLEHFELIAEFVPCINNWAVCDSFCAGLKIAKEYPDKVFDFIKPYLLSDNEYNIRFAVVLILFYYINDEYIDTILSLMENIHQDGYYVKMAVAWCISMCYVKYEEKTISFLKHSSLDDFTYNRALQKISESNQVSRDKKAEIRKMKQT; encoded by the coding sequence ATGAATTTTACATTAAAGACTTGGACACAAAGTGATTACGATAATTTATTACTGTATATTCATGAGTTAGCAGATAAAAAATATCAGATATTTAATCAAAGGCTTCTTCCTAATGTCAATAATGTTATTGGTGTTCGTATGCCATTATTACAAAAGATAGCTATACAAATTGTAAAGGGAAACTGGAAAGAATACCTTACTTACGTAAATGATCAATATTACGAAGAAACCATGCTAAAGGGCTTGGTCATTACAAAAGTAAAAATAGATTTATTAGAACACTTTGAGCTGATTGCAGAGTTTGTGCCTTGTATTAACAATTGGGCTGTGTGTGATTCTTTTTGTGCAGGCCTTAAAATTGCGAAAGAATACCCTGATAAGGTATTCGATTTTATTAAGCCATATTTGTTATCAGATAACGAATATAATATTCGCTTTGCCGTTGTATTGATATTATTTTATTATATTAATGACGAATATATTGATACGATACTCTCTTTAATGGAAAATATTCATCAAGACGGATACTATGTAAAAATGGCAGTAGCATGGTGTATTTCTATGTGCTATGTGAAATATGAAGAGAAAACAATATCGTTTTTGAAACATAGTAGTTTGGATGATTTTACTTATAATAGAGCGTTGCAAAAAATAAGTGAATCGAATCAAGTAAGTCGAGATAAAAAAGCTGAAATTCGGAAAATGAAACAAACATAA
- the vanR gene encoding VanR-ABDEGLN family response regulator transcription factor → MNPQILIVDDEKEIADLLEVYLANDNYSVKKAFNGIDAMQLIETEKFNLAILDVMLPDISGFNLCKKIREKHFFPIIMLTAKVEDIDKITGLSFGADDYITKPFNPLEVVARVKSQLRRYSNYNKQIELDSQSKLYDIRGLYVDVDTHICTLFDEKIDLTPIEFSILCYLCERKDKVVSSEELFEAVWKEKFYDNNNTVMAHIARLRDKLHEPARKPRFIKTIWGVGYKLE, encoded by the coding sequence TTGAACCCCCAAATACTTATTGTTGATGATGAAAAGGAAATTGCAGATTTATTAGAAGTATATTTAGCAAATGACAATTATTCGGTAAAGAAAGCTTTTAACGGAATTGACGCAATGCAATTGATTGAAACAGAAAAATTCAATTTAGCAATATTAGATGTTATGCTCCCTGACATTAGTGGATTTAACTTATGTAAAAAAATTAGAGAAAAGCATTTTTTCCCTATTATAATGTTAACTGCTAAAGTTGAAGATATTGATAAAATAACGGGATTATCTTTTGGCGCTGACGATTATATAACCAAACCTTTTAATCCGCTAGAAGTAGTTGCAAGAGTAAAATCTCAGTTACGAAGATATTCCAATTACAATAAGCAAATTGAATTAGACAGTCAAAGCAAATTATACGATATAAGAGGTCTATATGTTGATGTAGATACTCATATATGTACTTTGTTTGATGAAAAGATAGATTTAACACCAATTGAATTCTCTATTTTGTGTTATTTATGTGAGCGAAAAGATAAAGTTGTGTCCTCTGAAGAATTGTTTGAAGCTGTTTGGAAAGAAAAATTTTATGACAATAATAATACAGTAATGGCTCATATCGCACGTCTTCGAGATAAGCTACATGAGCCGGCAAGAAAGCCAAGATTTATTAAAACAATATGGGGAGTAGGTTATAAACTTGAATAG
- a CDS encoding Crp/Fnr family transcriptional regulator, with product MKQIDILMKCPLFKGMQEFEIHNILNCFHPKIVNCSKDQTIFFIGDSVNSVGIVLSGVVQISKENIYGDKTILTEVTQSDLFAETFVCAGISEIPVNVTAMSDCIVLFINFKKMITECENACVFHTKLIENMMRIIAYKNLLLNQKLEVVSGRTIREKLEAYFNQQRQKQNACTFHIPFSRQELADYLCVDRSALSRELCKMRDEGVIAFEKNRFSVLF from the coding sequence ATGAAGCAAATTGATATTTTAATGAAATGTCCGTTATTTAAAGGTATGCAGGAATTTGAAATCCATAATATTTTAAATTGCTTTCATCCAAAAATAGTCAATTGTTCTAAGGATCAAACAATCTTTTTTATTGGAGATTCGGTTAACAGCGTGGGTATTGTTTTGAGTGGAGTTGTTCAGATATCCAAAGAAAACATTTATGGCGATAAAACCATTTTAACGGAAGTAACGCAATCTGATTTATTTGCTGAGACTTTTGTTTGCGCAGGTATTTCTGAAATTCCCGTTAACGTAACTGCAATGAGTGATTGTATAGTTTTATTTATCAACTTTAAAAAGATGATAACAGAATGTGAAAATGCATGTGTATTTCATACAAAGCTGATTGAAAATATGATGCGAATTATTGCATATAAGAACTTATTGTTGAATCAAAAATTAGAAGTAGTATCAGGAAGAACAATACGTGAAAAATTAGAAGCTTATTTTAATCAGCAACGGCAGAAACAAAATGCGTGCACATTTCACATTCCTTTTTCTCGTCAGGAGCTTGCCGACTATCTTTGTGTTGATAGAAGTGCATTATCAAGAGAGCTATGCAAAATGAGAGATGAGGGTGTTATTGCATTTGAAAAGAACAGATTTTCTGTATTATTTTAA
- a CDS encoding DUF1653 domain-containing protein, whose translation MEQIKLGKYRHFKGNEYRVIGLARHSETLEEMVVYQALYGEYGLWVRPLSMFLETVQRDGNTFQRFTYIGE comes from the coding sequence ATGGAGCAAATTAAATTGGGAAAATATCGTCATTTCAAAGGCAACGAATATCGTGTTATCGGTCTTGCAAGGCATTCTGAAACATTAGAAGAAATGGTCGTTTATCAAGCACTTTATGGAGAATATGGTTTATGGGTGCGTCCATTATCTATGTTTTTAGAAACAGTGCAGCGTGACGGTAACACTTTTCAACGCTTTACTTATATCGGAGAATAA
- a CDS encoding heavy metal translocating P-type ATPase: MKRKFNIQGMTCSACSAHIEKNISKLQGVKNVQVNLLSNNMVVEYEENQLNDQAIVKAVGDAGYGASIPNIKQQSTAKPQDTIQGELKSMKVRLIISIIFLIPLFYISMGHMIGLPLPSILAGHKNALSFAFTQFLLSLPIIYVNFKYFKTGFKTLFKGQPNMDSLIAIGCTAAMSYGIYAIFKIGYGFGHGNMDLVHRYSMDLYFESAAMILALITLGKYLETRAKGKTSDAISKLLDLTPKTALVIRNEQEIEVATEDLVIGDIIIVKPGQSVPVDGILIEGSSSIDESALTGESIPVAKQINDKVTGASINKTGFFKMKATQVGDDTTLAQIIRLVEEAGSSKAPIAKLADKVSAIFVPTVIAIALLATTVWLLLGYSIEFAISIGIAVLVISCPCALGLATPTAIMVGTGKGAQNGILIKSAESLEILHSIDTVVLDKTGTITEGKPIVTDLFVYNNILQHELLTIAASLESSSEHPLASAIMDKAKEENISFRPVLNFISITGKGIKGEIDGITYLAGNQKLLEKHKIDFSPYEEITNTLTTDGKTPLFFADTQKLLGIIAVMDTVKPTSKQAIEEFVAMGIETVMLTGDNKQTAKAIQNVVGIQTVIAEVMPQEKEKHVRLIMEQGKKVAMIGDGINDSPALARADVGIAIGAGTDIAIESADVVLMKSDLLDAVSAIQLSKSTLRNIKQNLFWALIYNTLGIPIAAGVFYVLLGWKLNPMFAAAAMSLSSVCVVSNALRLKLFKPKFHHVIQSKSITNENKGDFKMTKSIIINGMSCGHCSARVEAVLNAIDGVSCTVNLETKTASVTLTKEVADDVLTRAITDAGYEVESIA, encoded by the coding sequence ATGAAAAGAAAGTTTAATATACAAGGTATGACTTGTTCTGCTTGTTCTGCTCATATTGAAAAAAATATAAGTAAGCTTCAAGGAGTAAAGAACGTACAAGTCAATCTATTAAGCAACAATATGGTTGTTGAATATGAAGAAAATCAACTAAATGACCAAGCAATTGTAAAAGCTGTTGGTGATGCGGGATATGGAGCGAGTATACCAAACATAAAACAGCAAAGCACAGCAAAGCCACAAGATACCATTCAAGGCGAGCTAAAAAGTATGAAAGTAAGACTCATTATTTCAATAATTTTTTTAATTCCTTTGTTCTATATTTCTATGGGACATATGATCGGCTTACCGCTTCCATCCATTTTAGCAGGACATAAAAATGCACTCAGCTTTGCATTTACTCAATTTTTGCTGTCGCTCCCTATTATCTATGTTAACTTTAAATACTTTAAAACTGGATTTAAAACACTATTCAAGGGACAACCAAATATGGATTCCTTAATTGCAATTGGATGTACTGCAGCAATGAGTTATGGAATTTACGCAATCTTTAAAATAGGCTATGGCTTTGGTCATGGAAATATGGATTTGGTTCATCGTTACTCAATGGACTTATATTTTGAATCTGCAGCTATGATTCTTGCGTTAATTACATTAGGTAAGTATCTTGAAACCAGAGCAAAAGGTAAAACTTCAGATGCTATTTCTAAACTATTAGATTTGACTCCTAAAACTGCACTTGTTATCCGAAATGAGCAAGAAATAGAAGTGGCAACCGAAGATTTAGTAATAGGTGACATTATTATTGTAAAGCCAGGTCAATCTGTACCTGTAGACGGTATCTTGATAGAGGGAAGTTCTTCTATAGACGAATCCGCATTAACGGGTGAAAGTATTCCGGTGGCAAAGCAAATAAACGACAAGGTAACCGGTGCCTCTATCAACAAAACGGGATTCTTTAAAATGAAAGCCACACAAGTTGGTGATGACACTACGCTCGCTCAAATTATCCGCTTAGTAGAAGAGGCTGGCTCTTCAAAGGCCCCCATTGCAAAACTTGCGGATAAAGTAAGCGCAATCTTTGTACCTACCGTAATTGCAATTGCACTTCTTGCAACAACCGTTTGGCTTTTATTAGGATATTCGATTGAATTTGCAATTTCAATTGGTATTGCCGTTCTTGTTATCTCGTGTCCTTGTGCGTTAGGACTTGCTACACCGACTGCTATTATGGTTGGAACAGGAAAAGGGGCACAAAACGGTATCTTAATTAAATCCGCCGAAAGTCTTGAAATTCTACACAGCATTGATACAGTTGTTTTAGATAAAACCGGAACCATTACAGAGGGAAAGCCTATTGTCACCGATTTATTCGTATATAACAATATCTTGCAGCATGAACTGCTTACCATTGCAGCTTCGTTGGAATCTTCATCTGAGCATCCGTTGGCAAGCGCGATCATGGATAAAGCCAAAGAAGAAAATATCTCATTTAGACCTGTTTTAAATTTCATATCAATTACCGGAAAAGGTATTAAAGGCGAAATTGACGGGATTACGTATCTTGCGGGTAATCAAAAATTGCTGGAAAAGCATAAAATTGATTTTTCTCCATATGAAGAGATTACAAACACGCTCACAACAGATGGAAAAACCCCGTTATTCTTTGCCGATACGCAAAAGCTACTTGGAATTATTGCGGTTATGGATACTGTAAAGCCAACAAGCAAACAAGCAATTGAAGAATTTGTTGCAATGGGCATTGAAACGGTTATGCTAACGGGTGATAACAAACAAACTGCAAAAGCCATTCAAAATGTTGTTGGTATTCAAACTGTCATTGCCGAAGTTATGCCACAAGAGAAAGAAAAACATGTTCGCCTCATTATGGAGCAAGGCAAAAAAGTTGCTATGATTGGTGACGGAATCAACGACTCTCCTGCCCTTGCTCGTGCAGATGTCGGTATTGCTATCGGTGCGGGAACGGATATTGCGATTGAATCCGCTGATGTTGTTTTGATGAAGAGTGATTTACTCGACGCTGTTTCAGCAATTCAGCTAAGTAAATCTACCCTTCGCAACATTAAACAAAATCTATTTTGGGCGTTAATCTATAACACACTTGGTATTCCAATTGCAGCAGGCGTATTCTATGTGTTACTTGGATGGAAGTTGAACCCAATGTTTGCAGCGGCAGCTATGAGTTTAAGCTCTGTTTGTGTCGTTTCCAATGCACTAAGATTAAAGCTATTCAAGCCAAAGTTTCATCATGTAATACAAAGCAAATCAATAACAAATGAAAATAAAGGAGATTTTAAAATGACTAAATCAATTATCATTAACGGAATGTCTTGTGGACATTGCTCAGCAAGAGTGGAAGCTGTATTAAATGCAATCGACGGTGTTTCTTGTACTGTAAACTTAGAAACGAAAACTGCAAGCGTAACGCTTACAAAAGAAGTAGCAGATGACGTATTAACTAGAGCAATTACTGATGCAGGATATGAAGTAGAAAGTATTGCATAA
- a CDS encoding sensor histidine kinase, with the protein MNSQNHYINQYKKKLTTYIISRFLISMFIYSASLVMLMLIGISITSLHAWQPYDSLYKALKVIDNNKVLVITILILLGLIIFFAHYWKKTLSYLELVVEATNDIYFNKNEFIQLPPELKDIENQLNHIKSNIQKSNYAAREAEQRKNDLIVYLAHDLKTPLTSVLGYLTLLRDEKDISCELKSHYLTIATSKAQRLEDLINEFFEITRFNLTNIELCYSNINLTLMIEQLASEFAPMLQDKNLTFRFNLQHNIEIKCDPDKLQRVFDNIIRNAINYSFDNGIIDITLTEKNNEVEIIFTNDGNTISPEKLERIFEQFYRLDVSRATNSGGSGLGLAIAKEIILLHKGKIIANSENDKITFKILLPNGCKKIV; encoded by the coding sequence TTGAATAGTCAAAACCATTATATAAATCAATACAAAAAGAAATTAACTACTTATATTATTTCTCGTTTTTTGATATCCATGTTTATCTATAGCGCCAGTCTTGTAATGTTAATGCTTATTGGTATCAGCATCACAAGTCTCCATGCTTGGCAGCCCTATGATTCCCTTTACAAAGCGCTCAAAGTTATAGACAATAATAAAGTATTAGTCATTACTATATTGATTTTACTTGGGCTAATCATTTTCTTTGCTCATTACTGGAAAAAAACATTATCTTATTTAGAACTGGTTGTTGAAGCAACGAACGACATTTATTTTAATAAAAATGAATTTATACAGCTACCGCCTGAACTTAAAGATATAGAAAATCAGCTCAATCATATAAAAAGCAACATTCAAAAAAGTAATTATGCAGCTAGAGAAGCTGAGCAAAGAAAGAACGATTTAATCGTTTATCTTGCGCATGATTTAAAAACTCCTCTTACATCTGTATTAGGATATTTAACATTACTAAGAGATGAAAAAGATATTTCATGCGAATTAAAAAGCCACTACTTAACTATTGCTACTAGTAAAGCGCAAAGATTGGAAGATTTAATTAACGAATTTTTTGAAATTACTAGGTTTAATCTTACAAATATCGAATTGTGCTATAGCAATATTAATTTGACTCTCATGATCGAGCAATTAGCATCAGAATTTGCACCGATGCTACAAGATAAAAATCTAACATTTCGTTTTAATTTACAGCATAATATTGAAATAAAATGTGATCCTGATAAATTACAAAGAGTGTTTGATAATATTATAAGAAATGCAATCAATTACAGCTTTGATAATGGTATTATTGATATCACGCTGACGGAAAAAAACAACGAAGTAGAGATTATTTTTACTAATGATGGGAATACAATTTCTCCTGAAAAATTGGAAAGGATTTTTGAGCAATTTTATCGTTTGGATGTTTCTCGTGCAACTAATTCCGGAGGTTCCGGACTTGGTCTTGCAATTGCCAAAGAAATTATTTTATTACACAAAGGCAAGATAATAGCCAATAGCGAAAATGATAAAATTACATTTAAAATTCTTCTTCCGAATGGCTGTAAGAAAATTGTATGA
- a CDS encoding ATP-binding protein, with protein sequence MIRKIIKINQEKCNGCGLCVSACHEGAIGMVDGKATLLRDDYCDGLGNCLPVCPTDAISFEEREALAFDEAAVKQNMEQLKPLACGCPGTHAKAIQREAKPAPLAVTANEMPSMLNQWPVQIKLVPVNAPYFNGANLLIAADCTAFAYGDFHNKFIRNHIAIIGCPKLDEGDYSEKLTAILHQNNIKSVTVVRMEVPCCGGIANAAINALQNCGKMIPWNIVTISTDGEIIE encoded by the coding sequence ATGATTCGTAAAATAATTAAAATTAACCAAGAGAAATGTAATGGATGTGGGCTTTGTGTTTCCGCTTGTCACGAAGGTGCAATTGGTATGGTTGACGGAAAAGCAACACTACTTCGAGATGATTACTGTGATGGTTTAGGCAACTGTTTACCGGTTTGCCCTACTGATGCAATTTCATTTGAAGAGCGTGAAGCTTTGGCTTTTGATGAAGCGGCAGTAAAACAAAATATGGAACAGTTAAAACCACTTGCTTGCGGCTGCCCAGGTACACATGCAAAAGCAATCCAAAGAGAAGCAAAACCCGCTCCACTTGCTGTTACAGCAAACGAAATGCCTTCTATGCTAAATCAATGGCCTGTTCAAATAAAACTGGTTCCTGTAAATGCACCTTACTTTAATGGAGCTAACTTGCTAATTGCTGCTGACTGTACAGCATTTGCTTATGGCGATTTTCATAACAAGTTTATACGAAATCATATTGCAATCATTGGTTGTCCAAAACTGGATGAAGGTGATTATTCGGAAAAACTGACTGCAATTCTTCACCAAAACAATATTAAAAGTGTTACAGTGGTGAGAATGGAAGTTCCTTGCTGTGGCGGTATTGCCAATGCCGCTATTAACGCACTACAAAACTGTGGTAAAATGATACCTTGGAATATTGTTACGATCTCAACAGATGGAGAAATTATAGAATAA